A genomic region of Thunnus albacares chromosome 2, fThuAlb1.1, whole genome shotgun sequence contains the following coding sequences:
- the kat6a gene encoding histone acetyltransferase KAT6A isoform X2 — MVKLANPMYTQWILEAIKKVKKQKQRPSEERICNAVSMSHGLDRKTVLEQLELSVKDGTILKVTNKGLNSYKDPDNPGRLALPKPKGGSSSGGGGGGGGGGSSSSGGGSSSHSHSGKKPGLDWNKLIKRALEGLHEPGGSSLKNIERFLKCQADVAAYLSGSGSMGPGLFHQQLRVALKRAVAHGRVVKQGPLFQIVSRSSSQDDGTGTVSLESLPPVRLLPHEKDKPVAEPIPICSFCLGTKEQNRDKKPEELISCADCGNSGHPSCLKFSPELTARVKALWWQCIDCKTCSSCQDQGKNADNMLFCDSCDRGFHMECCDPPLMRMPKGMWICQICQPRKKGKKLLHEKAAQIKRRYNAPLGRPKNRPGRPFKKLGGRGRRKRSASANSSSSSSCEGYPGDDRLLFSMRDDDDMSQGSLRFNNKTKGLIDALTKFFTPSPEGRKARQEVVDYSQQCRIRKKASRKGDGDDRGDNQEGSDWRDEDDKLPGHENLTEKDIELFRHIQELALQKVGVTGPPDPQMRCPSVIEFGKFEIQTWYSSPYPQEYSRLPKLYLCEFCLRYMKSRSILYQHMKKCNWFHPPANEIYRKDEVSVFEVDGNVSTIYCQNLCLLAKLFLDHKTLYYDVEPFLFYVLTQNDSKGCHLVGYFSKEKHCQQKYNVSCIMILPQYQRKGYGRFLIDFSYLLSKREGQPGSPEKPLSDLGRLSYMAYWRSEVLECLHEVRDQQITIRQLSKLTGICPQDITTTLHSLNMLEQRGDRLVLVRREKLVSSHMARLKARPRQLEVDPECLRWTPVIVTNTVVSDADGDDDEDEDEDEPGEDNRKEIKPSHKVPPMSWHMRQGKKREEEEDDDDEEEEDERKCFLGFPMNQSSPTSPPVRCPPPVPEPPRPPPPTNGERRPRGRPPKNWPWGKVKDSQRVGRPPKIRPAEDEDDEDEERAEGGKTTGSASSPPSLFSLDRQAESTAFHTLDMARHPSITPTRRGRPPRKKRGPKPRRTEGPGEGLAQFPMVSRLNDSPPLRKSCFSESSEEEDDEDEEDDEERRACSPPILTKPAMGLKCKPLRKRRFRQRSHPHSSVVTETISETTEVLDEPFVDSDSERPMPRLEEETPLGHPLRRYPPARSALRLSDPAPKRGRHSNITDSEEDELTPVLKPVAALPAAPSETLAVDPEVPVKKKKGWPKGKSRKPLHWKKRGPGRPPGSGPNQRAAADSQAQSGDPPPPKIKMKPGRKPRSWYLQRAQEEADRQEQERQRLLEQHLDKDPQLLSADDRNSKRVCKTNTDNKQKDSDEEDDYLPKPVEQKVPKRRGRPPKNPALRQPPQPAPKPPPTSEPEEEEEEDEEEETERTWEEDKPSRPPSRPLLSPSSSSSTSGPRAPQSRPQDTDMGDREEDDDDEEREEEECGSLGSGGGSISRRAAATPGSGSRRSEDHDADDEGDGHLEEKSNNSKKRKSQESEDEDDDEDEEEEPASRASSPPVKEEPQGGEAFLDMENSVARDYVSKQEEEEEEEEEAEEEVQEAKCRPSSADSQQEERRRREQEESAAAAAAVETVTAMSVPSEPMELQPLHPEDKDVTLLMEPQHTHSHSHPHQHSDFKEELGHHHPHHPHHHSNELDLETVQAVQSLTQGEAQDEETEPHPHHGAYQDCEETLAACRTLQSYSHTGETEEEALALVEECGASQHSSPLPNPPMPPLPSQSVRSVNSPGLPSGIMDTTPAGQRGGTPGPTGAGGSGGGAGGGYTQITPEHPSSLSAPSQQNMETSPMMDVPSVSDHSQQVVDSGFSDLGSIESTTENYDNPSSYDSTMGGGGNGTGNGGNGGGMSAAVVAGASTASSSSASSSSSSATPSSSSQSNSCSFVPAPSLTSSTGTGGSQLGMGSCSLIQQTGPGPNSGPGASNVGSAVPQPPPPPPPSNTPSCGIKSPQSCGVIERPPSTNQQQQQSQKKVPQQPPQQQQAPNSQPPPSAPPPPPQQQQQPLSQCSMGNGFASTPMIMEIPESGGGGGGRTLYERMGQDFGTGGYPQPSATFSLAKLQQLTNTIMDPHAMPYSHSASVTSYATSVSLSNPGLAPSPHTPLPQGQPTMTPPPNLSSGSMNLGSLQLQCNMPTTNIGLGPPPHTQRLQGQMATVKGHISIRSKATQQLAPAPHQQQLYGRSSGAVAMQGTPRTLAVQRGMMPNLMPTPAPYNSMNMTPLNAMSAGYRMPQPMMNSGYHGNPPYMNQPAQYPMQMQMGMMGGQGYPQQPMQPNHHGNMMYTGPSHHSYAGVPKQSPYMSR, encoded by the exons ATGGTGAAACTGGCCAACCCAATGTACACCCAATGGATTCTAGAGGCCATCAAGAAGgtgaagaagcagaagcagcgaCCATCAGAGGAGCGCATTTGCAATGCAGTCTCCATGTCCCATGGTCTTGACCGTAAAACGGTTCTGGAGCAGTTAGAGCTTAGCGTCAAAGATGGCACTATTCTTAAGGTCACCAACAAAGGTCTAAATTCCTACAAGGACCCTGACAACCCCGGGCGCTTGGCTCTGCCAAAGCCCAAAGGTGGCAGCAGCtctggaggaggtggaggtggaggtggaggtggcagcagcagcagtggcggTGGTAGCAGCTCTCACTCCCATTCAGGGAAGAAACCAGGACTCGACTGGAACAAGTTGATCAAACGGGCACTGGAGGGGCTCCATGAGCCTGGCGGCTCCAGCTTAAAAAACATTGAGCGCTTTCTCAAGTGCCAGGCTGATGTTGCGGCCTACTTGTCGGGCAGCGGCTCCATGGGGCCTGGCCTCTTCCACCAGCAGCTGAGGGTGGCCCTGAAGAGGGCTGTGGCCCATGGACGTGTGGTAAAGCAGGGTCCACTATTCCAGATTGTCAGCCGCAGCAGCTCCCAGGATGACGGGACCGGGACAGTGTCCCTGGAATCACTACCACCTGTCCGCCTGTTGCCCCATGAGAAAGACAAG CCGGTGGCAGAGCCCATCCCCATCTGCAGCTTCTGTTTGGGGACCAAGGAGCAGAATCGCGATAAGAAGCCGGAGGAGCTCATCTCCTGCGCCGACTGTGGCAATAGCG GCCACCCGTCCTGTCTCAAGTTCTCCCCAGAGCTCACAGCGCGAGTCAAGGCGCTGTGGTGGCAGTGCATCGATTGCAAGACTTGCAGCAGCTGTCAGGATCAAGGAAAGAATGCG GACAACATGTTGTTCTGTGACTCGTGTGACCGGGGCTTCCACATGGAGTGCTGTGATCCTCCCCTCATGCGAATGCCAAAAG GCATGTGGATTTGTCAAATCTGCCAACCcaggaaaaagggaaagaagCTTTTACACGAAAAGGCAGCACAAATCAAACGGCGCTACAACGCACCGCTGGGACGGCCGAAGAATAG GCCAGGGCGGCCCTTCAAGAAGCTTGGTGGGCGCGGTCGGCGGAAGCGCTCGGCCTCAGCCAACtcatcctccagctcctcctgtgAAGGTTACCCCGGCGACGACAGGCTGCTTTTCTCAATGCGAGACGACGACGACATGTCACAGGGAAGCCTGCGCTTCAACAACAAGACCAAGGGGTTAATCGACGCCCTCACAAAGTTCTTCACACCGTCGCCTGAGGGCCGCAAGGCACGGCAGGAAGTGGTGGACTACTCACAGCAGTGCCGCATCAGAAAGAAAGCCAGTCGCAAAGGAGATGGAGATGACAGGGGGG ACAATCAGGAAGGCAGCGACTGGCGTGATGAAGACGACAAACTGCCGGGGCACGAGAACCTGACGGAAAAAGACATCGAACTGTTCAGACACATCCAGGAGCTGGCACTACAG AAAGTCGGGGTGACAGGTCCACCAGACCCTCAGATGCGCTGTCCATCAGTCATCGAATTTGGCAAGTTTGAAATCCAGACATGGTACTCCTCTCCCTACCCACAGGAGTACAGCAG ACTACCCAAGCTCTACCTGTGTGAGTTTTGCCTGCGCTACATGAAGAGTCGCAGCATCCTCTACCAGCACATGAAGAAGTGCAACTGGTTCCACCCACCTGCCAATGAGATCTACAGGAAGGATGAGGTCTCTGTATTTGAG GTTGATGGAAATGTGAGCACAATCTACTGTCAGAACCTATGTCTGCTGGCCAAGCTGTTCTTGGACCACAAGACCCTCTACTATGATGTGGAGCCCTTCCTTTTCTACGTCCTGACCCAGAATGACAGCAAAGGTTGCCACCTCGTCGGCTACTTCTCCAAG GAGAAGCACTGTCAACAGAAATACAACGTATCATGCATCATGATTCTTCCACAGTATCAGCGCAAGGGCTACGGACGCTTTCTCATCGACTTCA GCTATCTGTTGTCCAAGCGTGAGGGCCAACCCGGATCACCAGAGAAGCCTCTGTCAGACCTAGGCCGACTGTCCTACATGGCCTACTGGCGCAGCGAGGTGCTGGAGTGTCTCCATGAGGTCCGCGATCAGCAGATCACCATACGACAACTCAGCAAACTGACTGGGATCTGCCCGCAGGACATCACCACAACCCTGCACAGCCTCAACATGCTGGAGCAGCGAGGAGACAG GCTGGTCCTGGTGCGAAGGGAGAAACTGGTGTCTAGCCACATGGCTCGTCTCAAGGCTCGGCCACGGCAGCTGGAAGTCGACCCAGAGTGTCTCCGCTGGACTCCTGTAATTGTAACCAACACTGTGGTCTCTGACGCTGATGGAGATGATGACGAGGATGAGGACGAGGACGAACCAGGGGAAGACAACCGCAAGGAG ATCAAGCCAAGTCACAAGGTCCCACCAATGTCCTGGCACATGCGCCAAggaaagaagagggaggaggaggaagatgacgatgatgaagaagaggaagatgagagaaAGTGCTTCCTGGGGTTTCCCATGAACCAAAGCTCTCCAACATCCCCTCCTGTCCGCTGTCCACCACCTGTCCCAGAACCACCACGACCACCTCCCCCAACAAATGGAGAACGCAGACCACGGGGGCGCCCACCCAAAAACTGGCCTTGGGGTAAGGTGAAGGACAGCCAGCGGGTGGGACGGCCACCTAAGATCCGCCCAGCAGAGGACGAGGAcgatgaagatgaagagagggcagagggagggaaaaCAACAGGCTCTGCCAGCAGCCCACCCTCCCTTTTCTCCCTGGATAGACAAGCAGAGTCCACAGCCTTTCATACACTGGACATGGCCAGGCACCCCTCCATAACCCCCACTCGAAGAGGGCGCCCCCCCAGGAAAAAGAGAGGCCCCAAGCCAAGACGAACGGAAGGTCCTGGAGAGGGGCTGGCACAGTTTCCTATGGTTTCCAGGCTGAATGATTCTCCTCCTCTCAGGAAGAGCTGCTTCAGTGAAAGcagtgaagaagaggatgatgaagatgaagaagatgacGAAGAGAGGAGAGCATGCTCTCCCCCCATCCTCACCAAGCCTGCCATGGGGCTCAAATGCAAG CCCTTGAGGAAACGTCGCTTTCGCCAGCGCAGCCACCCTCACAGCAGCGTGGTGACAGAGACCATTTCTGAGACCACAGAGGTTTTGGACGAACCCTTTGTAGACTCTGACTCTGAGAGGCCCATGCCCAGGCTGGAGGAGGAGACGCCACTGGGCCACCCTCTGCGCCGCTACCCCCCTGCCCGCTCAGCTCTGAGGTTGTCAGACCCAGCACCGAAGAGGGGCCGGCACTCCAACATCACAGATTCAGAGGAAGACG AGCTAACTCCTGTGCTGAAGCCTGTGGCTGCACTACCAGCAGCTCCCTCAGAGACCCTAGCGGTCGACCCTGAGGTCCCagtcaagaagaagaaaggcTGGCCCAAGGGAAAGAGTCGTAAACCACTGCACTGGAAGAAACGAGGACCTGGAAGACCACCTGGCAGTGGGCCCAACCAGCGAGCAGCCGCAGATAGCCAGGCCCAGAGTGGGGATCCTCCGCCCCCCAAAATTAAGATGAAGCCTGGGCGCAAGCCTCGAAGCTGGTACCTGCAGCGGGCTCAAGAGGAGGCAGATAGGCAGGAGCAGGAAAGACAAAGGCTGTTGGAGCAACATTTGGACAAAGATCCTCAGCTGCTCTCAGCAGATGACCGTAACAGCAAACGAGTCTGCAAAACCAAcactgacaacaaacaaaaagactcTGATGAAGAAGACGACTATCTCCCTAAGCCTGTAGAGCAGAAGGTCCCCAAGAGGCGAGGGAGACCGCCCAAGAACCCTGCCCTCCGCCAGCCACCCCAGCCTGCACCCAAACCACCTCCCACCTCTGAgccagaggaggaagaggaagaggatgaggaggaggagactgaAAGAACCTGGGAGGAGGACAAACCCAGCCGTCCACCGTCCCGTCCCCTGCTGtccccttcttcctcctcttccacctcaGGGCCCCGGGCCCCACAGTCCCGGCCTCAGGACACAGATATGGGTGACAGGGAAGAAGACGATGAcgatgaggagagggaggaagaggaatgcGGCAGCTTGGGCAGCGGTGGTGGTAGTATCAGCAGACgagcagcagcaacaccagGTTCAGGAAGCAGGCGCAGTGAGGACCACGATGCAGATGATGAAGGTGACGGACACTTAGAGGAAAAGAGCAACAacagtaagaaaagaaaaagtcaggagtctgaagatgaggatgatgatgaagatgaggaggaggagcctGCCTCCCGTGCAAGCTCTCCTCCAGTCAAAGAAGAACCCCAAGGCGGAGAAGCTTTTTTAGACATGGAGAACAGCGTGGCCCGGGACTATGTCAgcaagcaggaggaggaagaagaggaggaggaggaggctgaggaggaggtgcaggaggCAAAGTGTCGACCCTCCTCAGCTGACTCACAGCAGGAAGAGAGGCGGCGCAGGGAGCAGGAGgagtctgctgcagcagctgcggCAGTGGAAACAGTAACGGCCATGTCTGTTCCCTCTGAACCTATGGAGCTTCAGCCTCTGCACCCGGAGGACAAGGATGTCACGCTGTTAATGGAAccccagcacacacactcacactcccACCCTCACCAGCACTCTGACTTCAAAGAGGAGCTGGGCCACCATCACCCACACCATCCCCATCACCACTCCAATGAGCTGGACCTGGAGACTGTGCAGGCTGTCCAGTCCCTGACACAGGGAGAAGCCCAGGACGAAGAGACTGAACCTCACCCACACCACGGGGCTTACCAGGACTGTGAGGAGACCCTAGCTGCCTGTCGGACCCTGCAGAGTTACAGCCACACGGGGGAGACAGAAGAGGAGGCCCTGGCCTTAGTGGAGGAGTGTGGGGCCTCCCAACACAGCAGCCCCCTCCCTAATCCCCCAATGCCCCCCCTGCCCAGTCAGTCTGTACGATCAGTGAACAGCCCAGGTTTGCCCTCGGGCATCATGGACACAACACCGGCAGGGCAGAGGGGAGGGACACCTGGCCCCACTGGAGCAGGGGGAAGTGGTGGAGGTGCTGGAGGTGGGTACACCCAGATCACCCCAGAGCATCCCAGTTCTCTGTCAGCACCCTCCCAGCAGAACATGGAGACATCTCCGATGATGGACGTGCCGTCTGTGTCAGACCACTCGCAGCAGGTGGTGGACAGTGGCTTCAGTGACCTGGGCAGCATAGAGAGCACTACAGAGAACTACGACAACCCCAGCAGCTATGATTCCACCATGGGTGGAGGGGGCAATGGAACAGGGAATGGGGGGAATGGAGGGGGAATGTCAGCTGCTGTAGTGGCAGGAGCGTCCACAGCTTCCTCATCAtcagcctcctcttcctccagctcGGCcaccccatcctcctcctcccagtcCAACAGCTGCTCCTTCGTGCCAGCCCCCAGCCTCACATCTTCCACAGGAACCGGAGGATCCCAGCTAGGGATGGGCAGCTGTAGCCTCATCCAGCAAACAGGACCGGGGCCCAACAGTGGACCAGGTGCCAGTAATGTAGGCAGTGCTGTGCCAcaacccccaccacccccaccaccGTCCAACACTCCCAGCTGTGGTATCAAGTCTCCCCAGAGCTGTGGTGTGATTGAGAGGCCTCCTAGCaccaatcagcagcagcagcagtcccaAAAAAAGGTTCCACAGCAGCCTCCTCAACAGCAGCAGGCCCCCAACTCCCAGCCTCCACCCTCagctccaccacctccaccgcagcaacagcagcagccccTTTCTCAGTGTAGCATGGGCAATGGCTTCGCCTCCACACCCATGATCATGGAGATCCCCGAGAGTGGAGGCGGCGGAGGGGGCCGCACCCTGTATGAGCGCATGGGTCAGGACTTTGGCACAGGGGGCTACCCCCAGCCCTCTGCAACCTTCAGCCTGGCCAAACTCCAGCAGCTCACCAACACCATCATGGACCCCCATGCCATGCCCTACTCTCACTCAGCCTCCGTCACCTCCTATGCCACCAGTGTTTCCCTCTCCAACCCTGGGCTGGCCCCTTCACCCCACACTCCCCTCCCTCAGGGCCAGCCCACTATGACCCCTCCTCCCAACCTTAGCTCTGGCTCCATGAACCTAGGCTCCCTGCAGCTGCAATGCAACATGCCCACCACTAACATTGGTCTGGGTCCCCCACCGCACACGCAGCGACTGCAGGGCCAGATGGCTACAGTCAAAGGCCATATTTCCATCCGGTCCAAAGCCACTCAGCAGTTGGCTCCAGCCccacaccagcagcagctctaTGGCCGCAGCTCAGGGGCCGTGGCCATGCAGGGCACACCTCGCACCTTGGCTGTGCAGCGTGGTATGATGCCAAACCTCATGCCAACGCCGGCACCATACAATTCCATGAACATGACACCGCTCAATGCCATGTCAGCTGGCTACCGAATGCCCCAACCCATGATGAACAGTGGTTACCACGGCAATCCCCCTTACATGAATCAGCCAGCTCAGTACCCCATGCAGATGCAGATGGGCATGATGGGAGGGCAGGGTTACCCGCAGCAGCCTATGCAGCCCaatcaccatggcaacatgaTGTACACTGGTCCCTCCCATCACAGCTATGCTGGTGTACCAAAACAGTCACCTTACATGAGCAGATGA